Proteins from one Malaya genurostris strain Urasoe2022 chromosome 2, Malgen_1.1, whole genome shotgun sequence genomic window:
- the LOC131428208 gene encoding U4/U6.U5 tri-snRNP-associated protein 1 isoform X1: protein MGSSKKHKKESKKHKKRSRSRTPQEKRSRSYSAEDDRDEYDRRRKDQSTSSSRYETIVVEKVHRHKKHRKEKGSGEERKHRKKRRYPEEEEEETEVIHSGSSSRHRYEGNGHAANRSRHKPRQEPQYIEVDEDSDSSDCVEVPVDDDIPPPPPPISRRAPSPAPVPQEKVSKVSRTRRAPTPPSMYVNRKTPSPPRVAPPSRRRSPSPKLPRRQSPSPLPVRTRSPSPPPMRRRSPSPPPVKRRSPVPLPLRRSPSPPPVQSKVPRKRSPSPPVVKAPRRRSPSPSSARVSRRKSPSPVKSSRQRSMSPIPENGAGDVLSIVETNKLRAKLGLKPLEVGPSDGTVSASAEKERDEEAPKNEKTGHSYEKIKDDWGEFYHKPALNQAEKTKEEKIREKLKERKEKRAVEDKLKKNKTLGEDEEMDDVRNWVIKSRDKERLRKEAENRAKLLDQLDEEFGVGDLVEQEVSKTRKESYRDKDLKGLRVEHDVEEFKEGRQVILTLKDADVLDEEMGDTLINVNMVDDERYKKNVKNKKANPNHYGYDVYCQDDVDEFGVPKERDVLGKYDEEIGGHKKSSFTIGSNAEHEANEKRRQLEIKAKLQHKKLDSLDSVPLVLASEYFNESELSSFKKPKKKVRKIRQKLRADDLLPMASDALSSKDLGSRAHRRADQSVGGPTESHALNRRRDILLTDDTPVIQEDLSNVRVEEDDEDLQAVLSKARRLKQKEAIISKTLNIDPNLIKKEIKHEMESDEDEGTSYDSRVRDGAILLNATAEFCRTLGDIPTYGLAGNRDEDVNDMMDFEQNSDKEEPEIEERFGAWNSVNTEQEREEHTNPAMVDDVAILDEEPDVASSVAGALKLANSKGYLEKEESNRPSNARFAHLQAQNYSIEDKNYGDDDKYARRDRFCGPIMDFKEKETFKPNVKLEYIDDSGHLLTPKEAFRYLSHKFHGKGPGKNKVEKRLKKSEQEGLMKKMSSTDTPLGTLNMLQQKQKETQSPFIVLSGSKQNTSIVKHKR from the exons ATGGGCTCTTCTAAAAAACACAAGAAGGAATCGAAGAAACACAAAAAACGATCTCGCAGTCGTACACCTCAAGAAAAACGTAGCCGTTCCTATTCTGCGGAGGATGACCGTGACGAATACGATCGTCGCCGGAAGGATCAATCCACTTCTAGCAGTCGGTATGAAACGATAGTTGTTGAAAAAGTCCACCGGCATAAAAAGCACCGAAAGGAGAAGGGTTCTGGGGAAGAGCGTAAACATCGAAAGAAACGTCGTTATCCGGAGGAGGAAGAGGAAGAGACAGAAGTAATTCATAGCGGAAGCAGTTCTAGACATCGTTACGAGGGAAATGGACACGCAGCAAACAGATCCCGTCACAAGCCCCGTCAAGAACCACAATATATAGAAGTCGATGAGGATAGCGATA gctCGGATTGCGTAGAGGTGCCGGTTGACGATGACATTCCGCCACCGCCACCGCCAATTTCCAGGCGGGCGCCATCACCTGCTCCGGTACCACAGGAGAAAGTCAGTAAAGTTTCGCGTACTCGTCGAGCGCCGACTCCTCCGTCAATGTATGTGAATCGTAAAACTCCCTCTCCGCCGCGTGTTGCGCCGCCATCAAGAAGACGATCCCCTTCTCCCAAACTACCGAGAAGACAATCACCCTCGCCACTTCCGGTAAGAACGCGATCACCTTCACCACCTCCGATGAGAAGACGATCCCCGTCACCTCCCCCGGTCAAAAGACGATCACCAGTTCCATTGCCATTGCGGAGATCCCCTTCGCCACCCCCTGTACAATCGAAGGTACCCCGCAAAAGATCACCGTCACCTCCGGTAGTAAAGGCACCTCGGAGAAGATCACCATCGCCTTCATCGGCGAGAGTGTCCCGCAGAAAATCGCCTTCTCCCGTAAAAAGCTCCCGTCAACGATCAATGTCTCCGATTCCAGAGAACGGAGCCGGAGATGTGCTATCGATTGTAGAAACCAATAAACTAAGAGCCAAACTAGGACTGAAGCCACTGGAAGTGGGTCCGTCGGATGGTACTGTATCGGCGTCGGCCGAAAAGGAACGAGATGAAGAAGCACCGAAGAATGAAAAGACCGGCCATAGCTACGAAAAGATCAAGGATGACTGGGGTGAATTTTATCATAAACCAGCTCTGAATCAGGCGGAAAAAACTAAGGAGGAGAAAATTCGCGAGAAGCTAAAGGAAAGAAAGGAGAAGCGGGCCGTCGAGGATAAGCTGAAAAAGAATAAGACGTTGGGGGAAGACGAAGAGATGGATGACGTGCGTAATTGGGTTATAAAAAGTCGCGATAAGGAACGTTTAAGAAAGGAAGCAGAAAATCGTGCCAAATTGTTGGACCAACTGGATGAGGAATTTGGTGTTGGCGATTTGGTAGAACAGGAAGTCAGTAAAACAAGAAAGGAATCGTACAGAGACAAGGATCTGAAGGGATTGCGAGTGGAACATGACGTGGAAGAGTTCAAGGAGGGTCGTCAAGTCATTTTGACCCTAAAGGATGCTGATGTATTGGACGAAGAAATGGGTGATACGCTGATAAACGTTAATATGGTTGATGATGAGCGGTACAAAAAGAACGTAAAGAACAAGAAGGCTAATCCGAATCACTACGGATACGACGTGTACTGTCAGGACGATGTAGACGAATTCGGTGTGCCGAAGGAAAGAGATGTTCTGGGCAAATATGACGAAGAAATTGGCGGTCACAAGAAGTCTAGCTTTACAATTGGATCCAACGCTGAACACGAGGCGAATGAGAAACGAAGGCAGTTGGAAATTAAAGCTAAACTGCAACACAAAAAGCTTGATTCATTGGATTCAGTTCCGCTGGTTCTGGCTTCGGAATACTTCAACGAATCTGAGTTGTCATCGTTTAAAAAGCCAAAGAAGAAAGTTCGGAAAATTCGACAGAAATTGCGTGCGGACGATTTGCTCCCAATGGCATCGGATGCTTTGTCCAGTAAAGATTTGGGATCCCGAGCACATCGACGTGCGGATCAATCCGTCGGAGGACCAACCGAATCCCACGCATTGAATCGCAGAAG GGATATTCTTCTTACAGATGACACTCCGGTAATTCAGGAAGATTTATCGAACGTTCGGGTTGAAGAGGATGATGAAGATCTTCAAGCAGTCCTGTCGAAGGCTCGTCGTCTGAAACAAAAAGAGGCCATTATTTCCAAAACGCTGAACATCGACCCGAACCTTATCAAGAAAGAAATTAAACACGAAATGGAGTCGGATGAAGACGAAGGAACCAGCTACGATAGTCGAGTTCGCGATGGTGCAATTCTGTTGAATGCCACCGCGGAGTTTTGTCGCACTCTCGGGGACATTCCCACGTACGGTTTAGCTGGCAACAGAGACGAAGATGTCAACGATATGATGGACTTTGAGCAGAACAGCGACAAAGAGGAACCCGAGATAGAGGAACGCTTCGGTGCTTGGAATTCAGTTAATACAGAACAAGAACGGGAGGAGCACACGAATCCGGCTATGGTTGATGATGTGGCCATCTTAGACGAAGAACCGGATGTAGCCTCGAGTGTTGCCGGAGCACTGAAGCTAGCTAATTCCAAAGGATATCTTGAGAAGGAGGAATCCAATCGACCAAGTAATGCGCGGTTCGCTCATCTGCAAGCTCAAAACTACTCGATCGAAGACAAGAACTACGGTGATGACGATAAGTATGCTCGGCGCGATCGATTCTGCGGTCCGATTATGGATTTTAAGGAGAAAGAAACGTTTAAACCGAATGTTAAGTTGGAGTACATCGACGATAGTGGACATTTGCTTACGCCGAAGGAGGCTTTCCGGTATCTGTCGCATAAATTCCACGGAAAAGGTCCCGGAAAGAACAAGGTCGAAAAACGTTTGAAGAAAAGCGAGCAGGAGGGG TTGATGAAAAAGATGAGTTCCACGGATACTCCGCTCGGCACACTGAACATGCTCCAGCAGAAGCAAAAGGAAACACAGTCCCCGTTTATTGTGTTGAGCGGTAGCAAGCAGAACACTAGTATCGTTAAGCATAAACGTTAA
- the LOC131428208 gene encoding U4/U6.U5 tri-snRNP-associated protein 1 isoform X2, which translates to MYVNRKTPSPPRVAPPSRRRSPSPKLPRRQSPSPLPVRTRSPSPPPMRRRSPSPPPVKRRSPVPLPLRRSPSPPPVQSKVPRKRSPSPPVVKAPRRRSPSPSSARVSRRKSPSPVKSSRQRSMSPIPENGAGDVLSIVETNKLRAKLGLKPLEVGPSDGTVSASAEKERDEEAPKNEKTGHSYEKIKDDWGEFYHKPALNQAEKTKEEKIREKLKERKEKRAVEDKLKKNKTLGEDEEMDDVRNWVIKSRDKERLRKEAENRAKLLDQLDEEFGVGDLVEQEVSKTRKESYRDKDLKGLRVEHDVEEFKEGRQVILTLKDADVLDEEMGDTLINVNMVDDERYKKNVKNKKANPNHYGYDVYCQDDVDEFGVPKERDVLGKYDEEIGGHKKSSFTIGSNAEHEANEKRRQLEIKAKLQHKKLDSLDSVPLVLASEYFNESELSSFKKPKKKVRKIRQKLRADDLLPMASDALSSKDLGSRAHRRADQSVGGPTESHALNRRRDILLTDDTPVIQEDLSNVRVEEDDEDLQAVLSKARRLKQKEAIISKTLNIDPNLIKKEIKHEMESDEDEGTSYDSRVRDGAILLNATAEFCRTLGDIPTYGLAGNRDEDVNDMMDFEQNSDKEEPEIEERFGAWNSVNTEQEREEHTNPAMVDDVAILDEEPDVASSVAGALKLANSKGYLEKEESNRPSNARFAHLQAQNYSIEDKNYGDDDKYARRDRFCGPIMDFKEKETFKPNVKLEYIDDSGHLLTPKEAFRYLSHKFHGKGPGKNKVEKRLKKSEQEGLMKKMSSTDTPLGTLNMLQQKQKETQSPFIVLSGSKQNTSIVKHKR; encoded by the exons ATGTATGTGAATCGTAAAACTCCCTCTCCGCCGCGTGTTGCGCCGCCATCAAGAAGACGATCCCCTTCTCCCAAACTACCGAGAAGACAATCACCCTCGCCACTTCCGGTAAGAACGCGATCACCTTCACCACCTCCGATGAGAAGACGATCCCCGTCACCTCCCCCGGTCAAAAGACGATCACCAGTTCCATTGCCATTGCGGAGATCCCCTTCGCCACCCCCTGTACAATCGAAGGTACCCCGCAAAAGATCACCGTCACCTCCGGTAGTAAAGGCACCTCGGAGAAGATCACCATCGCCTTCATCGGCGAGAGTGTCCCGCAGAAAATCGCCTTCTCCCGTAAAAAGCTCCCGTCAACGATCAATGTCTCCGATTCCAGAGAACGGAGCCGGAGATGTGCTATCGATTGTAGAAACCAATAAACTAAGAGCCAAACTAGGACTGAAGCCACTGGAAGTGGGTCCGTCGGATGGTACTGTATCGGCGTCGGCCGAAAAGGAACGAGATGAAGAAGCACCGAAGAATGAAAAGACCGGCCATAGCTACGAAAAGATCAAGGATGACTGGGGTGAATTTTATCATAAACCAGCTCTGAATCAGGCGGAAAAAACTAAGGAGGAGAAAATTCGCGAGAAGCTAAAGGAAAGAAAGGAGAAGCGGGCCGTCGAGGATAAGCTGAAAAAGAATAAGACGTTGGGGGAAGACGAAGAGATGGATGACGTGCGTAATTGGGTTATAAAAAGTCGCGATAAGGAACGTTTAAGAAAGGAAGCAGAAAATCGTGCCAAATTGTTGGACCAACTGGATGAGGAATTTGGTGTTGGCGATTTGGTAGAACAGGAAGTCAGTAAAACAAGAAAGGAATCGTACAGAGACAAGGATCTGAAGGGATTGCGAGTGGAACATGACGTGGAAGAGTTCAAGGAGGGTCGTCAAGTCATTTTGACCCTAAAGGATGCTGATGTATTGGACGAAGAAATGGGTGATACGCTGATAAACGTTAATATGGTTGATGATGAGCGGTACAAAAAGAACGTAAAGAACAAGAAGGCTAATCCGAATCACTACGGATACGACGTGTACTGTCAGGACGATGTAGACGAATTCGGTGTGCCGAAGGAAAGAGATGTTCTGGGCAAATATGACGAAGAAATTGGCGGTCACAAGAAGTCTAGCTTTACAATTGGATCCAACGCTGAACACGAGGCGAATGAGAAACGAAGGCAGTTGGAAATTAAAGCTAAACTGCAACACAAAAAGCTTGATTCATTGGATTCAGTTCCGCTGGTTCTGGCTTCGGAATACTTCAACGAATCTGAGTTGTCATCGTTTAAAAAGCCAAAGAAGAAAGTTCGGAAAATTCGACAGAAATTGCGTGCGGACGATTTGCTCCCAATGGCATCGGATGCTTTGTCCAGTAAAGATTTGGGATCCCGAGCACATCGACGTGCGGATCAATCCGTCGGAGGACCAACCGAATCCCACGCATTGAATCGCAGAAG GGATATTCTTCTTACAGATGACACTCCGGTAATTCAGGAAGATTTATCGAACGTTCGGGTTGAAGAGGATGATGAAGATCTTCAAGCAGTCCTGTCGAAGGCTCGTCGTCTGAAACAAAAAGAGGCCATTATTTCCAAAACGCTGAACATCGACCCGAACCTTATCAAGAAAGAAATTAAACACGAAATGGAGTCGGATGAAGACGAAGGAACCAGCTACGATAGTCGAGTTCGCGATGGTGCAATTCTGTTGAATGCCACCGCGGAGTTTTGTCGCACTCTCGGGGACATTCCCACGTACGGTTTAGCTGGCAACAGAGACGAAGATGTCAACGATATGATGGACTTTGAGCAGAACAGCGACAAAGAGGAACCCGAGATAGAGGAACGCTTCGGTGCTTGGAATTCAGTTAATACAGAACAAGAACGGGAGGAGCACACGAATCCGGCTATGGTTGATGATGTGGCCATCTTAGACGAAGAACCGGATGTAGCCTCGAGTGTTGCCGGAGCACTGAAGCTAGCTAATTCCAAAGGATATCTTGAGAAGGAGGAATCCAATCGACCAAGTAATGCGCGGTTCGCTCATCTGCAAGCTCAAAACTACTCGATCGAAGACAAGAACTACGGTGATGACGATAAGTATGCTCGGCGCGATCGATTCTGCGGTCCGATTATGGATTTTAAGGAGAAAGAAACGTTTAAACCGAATGTTAAGTTGGAGTACATCGACGATAGTGGACATTTGCTTACGCCGAAGGAGGCTTTCCGGTATCTGTCGCATAAATTCCACGGAAAAGGTCCCGGAAAGAACAAGGTCGAAAAACGTTTGAAGAAAAGCGAGCAGGAGGGG TTGATGAAAAAGATGAGTTCCACGGATACTCCGCTCGGCACACTGAACATGCTCCAGCAGAAGCAAAAGGAAACACAGTCCCCGTTTATTGTGTTGAGCGGTAGCAAGCAGAACACTAGTATCGTTAAGCATAAACGTTAA